Within Caminicella sporogenes DSM 14501, the genomic segment TCCAGAAGTAGGTATTGGGAAACTCATAGTAAAAAAGATGGTAAAAAAAGTTATAACATCTCATATAGGAACAAATCCTGAAACCGGAAGACAATATAATGAAAAAGAATTAGAAGTAGAATTAGTACCTCAAGGTACATTGGCAGAAAGAATACGCTGCATGGGAGCAGGACTTGGCGGATTTTTAACACCAACAGGCATAGGAACAATAGTAGAAGAAGGAAAAGAAAAAATAACAGTTGAAGGAAGAAAATACATATTAGAACTACCCTTAAAAGCAGATGTAGCACTTATAAAAGGAGAAAAGATAGATAAAAAAGGTAATATATACTATGACAAGGCAGCAAGAAACTTCAATCCCCTTATGGCAATGGCAGCTGACGTAGTAATAGCAGAAGCAGAAGAAATAGTAGAAACAGGAGAAATAGACCCAAATGATGTTATGACACCGGGGATATTTATAGATATGATAGTAAAGGGGGATAAATAAAATGGATAAAAAAGAAATAATAGCTAGGAGAGTAGCAAAAGAA encodes:
- the atoD gene encoding acetate CoA-transferase subunit alpha, producing the protein MEKVRSIDEAVSCIKDGMTVMIGGFLGVGTPESLVDALIEKGVKDLTIICNDTAFPEVGIGKLIVKKMVKKVITSHIGTNPETGRQYNEKELEVELVPQGTLAERIRCMGAGLGGFLTPTGIGTIVEEGKEKITVEGRKYILELPLKADVALIKGEKIDKKGNIYYDKAARNFNPLMAMAADVVIAEAEEIVETGEIDPNDVMTPGIFIDMIVKGDK